In Ruania zhangjianzhongii, the following proteins share a genomic window:
- a CDS encoding bifunctional 3'-5' exonuclease/DNA polymerase has protein sequence MESVVAVWGEQVDVLDLAADHSVAARTRLPRTRLPELVAERERENAPRWVWTDTNQITPQLLAAGVRVQRCLDLRLSGTILQHAFPDRPWPEPHWPTVTLGEQPEPTLLDALASQEDAPAPGGSAEDVLAEHVRQQETVAAAAQPGRLRLLLAAESAGALIATEIYQDGLPWDRQVHDEILTAELGARPAPGGRPERLAASAEVIRDRLEAPTLNPDSPVELLRALRRAGLDVSTTSKWALRELDHPVVEPLLEFKRMARLLSANGWAWMDAWVAASTDPARRDRFRPEYVPGGVITGRWATSGGGALQLPKQIRAAVRADPGWRLVVADAAQIEPRALAAMSGDRGLADASRGTDLYQGLVDAGVAATRNEAKVAMLGALYGATTGAAGQLMPRLIRTYPRATGVVEEAARTGERGGVVRTWLGRFSVPPPDTWQEAQAAASQPGATPAVEAKARQQARDWGRFTRNFVVQGTAAELALCWLAELRRRLAGLGDPAERPHLVYFLHDEVIVHSPEPLAEQVAAEVAASLAEATRIVFGRIGVDFPLQTAIVENYADAEH, from the coding sequence GTGGAGTCGGTGGTGGCGGTGTGGGGCGAGCAGGTCGACGTACTCGACCTGGCCGCGGACCACAGCGTGGCGGCACGCACCCGGCTGCCTCGGACCAGGCTGCCAGAGCTTGTGGCAGAGCGGGAGCGGGAGAACGCTCCGCGATGGGTATGGACGGACACCAACCAGATCACCCCGCAACTGCTCGCGGCCGGCGTACGCGTCCAACGGTGCCTCGATCTTCGGCTGTCTGGGACGATCCTGCAGCATGCCTTCCCGGACCGGCCCTGGCCAGAGCCACACTGGCCGACGGTGACTCTGGGCGAGCAGCCGGAGCCCACGTTGCTGGACGCCCTCGCCAGCCAGGAAGACGCCCCGGCACCGGGCGGTTCGGCCGAGGACGTGCTTGCCGAGCATGTCCGCCAGCAGGAGACGGTCGCAGCCGCTGCGCAACCTGGCCGGCTCCGGCTGCTGCTGGCGGCGGAGTCGGCCGGAGCACTGATCGCCACCGAGATCTACCAGGACGGGCTGCCGTGGGACCGACAGGTGCACGACGAGATCCTCACCGCCGAGCTCGGCGCGCGACCAGCACCGGGCGGGCGTCCGGAACGGCTGGCCGCGTCGGCCGAGGTGATCCGGGACCGGCTCGAGGCGCCCACGTTGAACCCGGACTCCCCGGTTGAGCTACTGCGTGCGCTGCGCCGCGCCGGGTTGGACGTGAGCACCACCTCGAAGTGGGCCCTGCGTGAGCTCGACCATCCAGTGGTCGAGCCCCTGCTGGAGTTCAAGCGGATGGCTCGACTGCTCTCGGCGAACGGCTGGGCCTGGATGGACGCGTGGGTGGCAGCCAGCACCGATCCTGCCCGGCGGGACCGGTTCCGCCCCGAGTACGTACCCGGTGGGGTGATCACCGGCCGGTGGGCGACCAGCGGCGGTGGGGCGCTGCAACTACCGAAGCAGATTCGAGCGGCTGTGCGCGCCGACCCCGGCTGGCGCCTGGTGGTGGCCGATGCCGCGCAGATCGAACCGCGGGCGTTGGCGGCGATGTCCGGCGACCGCGGCCTCGCCGACGCCAGCCGCGGCACCGACCTCTACCAAGGGCTGGTGGACGCAGGCGTCGCCGCCACCCGCAACGAGGCGAAGGTGGCGATGCTGGGCGCGTTGTACGGCGCCACCACCGGTGCAGCCGGGCAGCTGATGCCGCGGCTGATTCGCACCTATCCGCGGGCCACCGGTGTGGTGGAGGAAGCAGCCCGGACCGGAGAGCGCGGCGGGGTGGTGCGCACCTGGTTGGGCCGGTTCTCGGTCCCTCCTCCGGACACCTGGCAGGAGGCACAGGCTGCGGCCAGCCAACCTGGGGCGACCCCGGCGGTGGAGGCCAAGGCTCGGCAGCAGGCTCGGGACTGGGGCCGGTTCACCCGCAACTTCGTGGTGCAGGGCACCGCAGCGGAACTCGCGCTGTGCTGGCTGGCCGAGCTCCGCCGTCGCCTGGCCGGGCTCGGGGATCCGGCCGAGCGCCCTCACCTGGTGTACTTCCTGCACGATGAGGTGATCGTGCACAGCCCGGAGCCCCTGGCCGAGCAGGTGGCCGCCGAGGTGGCGGCCAGCCTGGCCGAAGCCACCCGGATCGTGTTCGGGCGGATCGGCGTGGATTTCCCGCTGCAGACGGCGATCGTGGAGAACTACGCCGATGCGGAGCACTAA
- the trxA gene encoding thioredoxin yields MPTVDVTTESFEQTISDNPIVLVDFWAEWCGPCKQFAPVYEKASGEHDGITFAKVDTEAEQDLAAMAGIQAIPTLMAFRDGIMVFNQAGALPASSLQQLIDGVKDLDMDEVRAELAKQQAEQSEDSAPSA; encoded by the coding sequence ATGCCTACCGTTGACGTGACTACCGAGAGCTTCGAGCAGACGATCTCGGACAACCCGATCGTGCTGGTCGACTTCTGGGCCGAGTGGTGTGGCCCGTGCAAGCAGTTCGCGCCGGTATACGAGAAGGCCTCCGGCGAGCACGACGGCATCACCTTCGCGAAGGTGGACACCGAGGCCGAGCAGGACCTCGCCGCGATGGCCGGGATCCAGGCGATCCCCACGCTGATGGCGTTCCGCGACGGGATCATGGTGTTCAACCAGGCCGGCGCGCTGCCGGCGTCCTCGCTGCAGCAGCTCATCGACGGCGTCAAGGACCTGGACATGGACGAGGTCCGTGCCGAGCTGGCCAAGCAGCAGGCCGAGCAGTCCGAGGACAGCGCACCCTCCGCCTGA
- the argC gene encoding N-acetyl-gamma-glutamyl-phosphate reductase has translation MHMTVSVAIAGASGYAGSEALRLLLAHPEVEVGALTAHTNAGESVGKHHPHLRAVADRTFAPTTVESLLGHDVVILALPHGASGAIAAELEAAGSDALILDCGADHRLTDAEDWEAFYGSAHTGAWPYGMPELLHAGEVRATQQRETLAGARQIAVPGCNVTAVTLGIQPGVAAGVIEASDLVAVLAVGYSGAGKALKPHLLAAEGIGSAAPYAVGGTHRHIPEIEQNLRVAGAASVRLSFTPVLVPMSRGILATTTAPLAEGADAASIRAAWAQHYAGEPFVQLLPEGQWPTTAATTGANTALVQVAIDERAGRVVSMCAIDNLVKGTAGAAVQSMNLALGLSETLGLTTEGVAP, from the coding sequence ATGCACATGACTGTATCTGTCGCGATCGCGGGGGCCAGTGGCTATGCCGGCTCGGAGGCGCTCCGGCTGCTGCTCGCGCACCCGGAAGTCGAGGTCGGCGCGCTCACCGCGCACACGAACGCGGGGGAGAGCGTAGGCAAGCACCACCCGCACCTGCGCGCCGTCGCCGACCGCACGTTCGCTCCGACCACCGTCGAGAGCCTGCTCGGCCACGATGTGGTCATCCTCGCGCTACCGCACGGGGCCTCCGGCGCGATCGCCGCCGAGCTCGAGGCGGCGGGTTCGGACGCACTGATCCTGGACTGCGGGGCCGACCACCGCCTCACCGATGCCGAGGACTGGGAAGCCTTCTACGGCAGCGCACACACCGGTGCTTGGCCCTACGGGATGCCCGAGCTGCTCCATGCCGGCGAGGTGCGCGCAACGCAGCAGCGGGAGACGCTGGCCGGCGCCCGCCAGATCGCCGTCCCCGGCTGCAACGTCACCGCCGTCACCCTGGGCATCCAGCCCGGCGTGGCCGCCGGGGTGATCGAGGCGAGCGACCTGGTCGCCGTGCTCGCTGTCGGCTACTCCGGTGCCGGCAAGGCGCTCAAACCGCACCTGCTCGCCGCCGAAGGGATCGGCTCCGCCGCACCGTACGCCGTCGGCGGCACGCACCGGCACATCCCGGAGATCGAGCAGAACCTGCGGGTGGCCGGCGCAGCATCGGTGCGTCTTTCCTTCACCCCCGTGCTCGTCCCGATGTCCCGGGGCATCCTTGCCACCACGACGGCGCCGCTCGCCGAGGGTGCGGACGCCGCTTCGATCCGGGCTGCTTGGGCCCAGCACTATGCCGGTGAACCGTTCGTGCAGCTCCTCCCGGAGGGGCAGTGGCCGACCACTGCGGCCACCACCGGTGCGAACACCGCGCTGGTGCAGGTGGCTATTGACGAGCGAGCCGGGCGGGTGGTGAGCATGTGCGCGATCGACAACCTGGTCAAGGGCACCGCCGGCGCCGCCGTGCAGTCGATGAACCTCGCCCTCGGCCTTTCCGAGACGCTGGGCCTGACCACCGAGGGAGTAGCCCCATGA
- a CDS encoding branched-chain amino acid aminotransferase: protein MTTTAFSYPPTADDGAPHYRLQRHPDPCSAAERDRALAAPGFGQAFTDHMARTTWTAREGWTDRRVQPYAPLSLDPAAAVLHYGQEIFEGLKAYRHPDGSVWTFRPELNAARFAASARRLALPELTEADFLASIAALVRADVDWVPSTPGSSLYLRPFMFASEAFLGVRSAQVVDYLVIASPSGPYFSAGFAPVDIWVADGQHRAGAGGTGAAKCGGNYAASLLPQQQAAEQGCDQVCFPDAGTNTLLEEIGSMNVLVVTRDGAVHTPELTGTILSGVTRRSVLDLCRDQGRDVHERPLPLAEVIGGLRTGEVTEVFACGTAAVITPIGRLAGTSFDLTVGDRAPGPVTTALYDELTGIQRGSAPDDRGWMFRLA from the coding sequence GCACCGCACTATCGCTTGCAGCGGCACCCTGATCCGTGCTCGGCTGCCGAACGGGACCGGGCGCTGGCCGCGCCCGGCTTCGGGCAGGCTTTCACCGATCACATGGCCCGCACCACCTGGACCGCGCGCGAGGGCTGGACCGACCGCCGGGTGCAGCCCTACGCGCCGCTGTCACTGGATCCCGCTGCCGCAGTGCTGCACTACGGCCAGGAGATCTTCGAGGGACTGAAGGCGTACCGGCATCCCGACGGCTCGGTCTGGACGTTCCGGCCGGAGCTGAACGCGGCCCGGTTCGCCGCCAGCGCCCGGCGTCTGGCCCTGCCGGAGCTGACCGAAGCAGACTTCCTCGCCTCGATCGCCGCTCTGGTGCGCGCCGATGTGGACTGGGTGCCCAGCACGCCCGGGTCCAGCCTGTACCTGCGGCCGTTCATGTTCGCCTCCGAGGCCTTCCTCGGGGTGCGGTCGGCACAGGTGGTGGACTACCTGGTGATCGCCTCGCCCTCCGGGCCGTACTTCTCCGCCGGTTTCGCGCCGGTGGACATCTGGGTGGCCGACGGTCAGCACCGTGCCGGCGCGGGTGGCACCGGCGCGGCCAAGTGCGGCGGCAACTACGCCGCCAGCCTGCTGCCGCAGCAGCAGGCCGCTGAGCAGGGCTGCGACCAGGTCTGCTTCCCGGACGCCGGCACGAACACGCTGCTGGAGGAGATCGGCAGCATGAACGTGCTGGTGGTGACCCGGGACGGCGCCGTGCACACTCCGGAGCTGACCGGCACCATCCTGTCCGGAGTGACACGTCGGTCGGTGCTCGACCTCTGCCGGGATCAGGGCCGCGATGTGCACGAACGCCCCCTCCCGCTGGCCGAGGTGATCGGCGGGCTCCGCACCGGGGAGGTCACCGAGGTGTTCGCCTGCGGTACGGCCGCGGTGATCACCCCGATCGGCCGGCTCGCCGGTACCAGCTTCGACCTGACCGTCGGCGACCGCGCCCCCGGACCGGTGACCACTGCCCTCTACGACGAGCTGACCGGCATCCAGCGCGGCAGCGCGCCCGATGACCGTGGCTGGATGTTCCGGCTGGCCTGA
- a CDS encoding PPOX class F420-dependent oxidoreductase: MPRQIATTTRVDRAELDDFVRPRHHGVLMTTRTDGGPQLSPVTLGLSGQGQVVISTYPDRAKAANLRRRPAVSVCVLSEEFNGAWVQLDGTAEVIDPPDSVEPLVEYYRCIAGEHPDWDEYREAMRTQAKSLLRITIERWGPIATGGFPPHLAEE, translated from the coding sequence ATGCCTCGACAGATCGCGACCACCACCCGCGTCGACCGCGCCGAGCTGGACGACTTCGTCCGCCCGCGCCACCACGGCGTGCTGATGACCACCCGCACCGACGGCGGCCCCCAGCTCTCCCCGGTGACCCTCGGCCTGTCCGGGCAGGGACAGGTGGTGATCTCCACCTACCCGGACCGGGCCAAGGCGGCGAACCTGCGGCGCCGGCCGGCGGTATCGGTGTGCGTGCTGTCCGAGGAGTTCAACGGTGCCTGGGTGCAGCTCGACGGGACTGCCGAGGTGATCGACCCGCCGGACTCGGTGGAGCCGCTGGTGGAGTACTACCGGTGTATCGCGGGCGAGCACCCGGACTGGGACGAGTACCGGGAGGCGATGCGCACTCAGGCGAAGTCGCTGCTCCGGATCACCATCGAGCGCTGGGGGCCGATCGCCACCGGTGGTTTCCCGCCGCACCTCGCCGAGGAGTAG
- a CDS encoding branched-chain amino acid aminotransferase yields MTSDLSGRTATTPFEIRPSAHPRSLAERRQALTDLAFGTVFTDHMARATWSDADGWTDRRVEAYGPLSLDPAAAVLHYAQEIFEGLKAYRHEDGSVWAFRPEANAARFAASARRLALPELSEEDFLGSIDALVHTDMEWVPASPGSTLYLRPYMFASEPFLGVRPSREVQYLLIASPSGPYFTSGFSPVSIWVAEGFHRAGPGGTGAAKCGGNYAASLLPQQQAAENGCAQVCFLDAATETYLEELGGMNMFLVTADGNVHTPELSGTILEGVTRRSILQILADDGREVQERAISLAEVKEGVADGTITEVFACGTAAVVTPIGTLKGTDFDLTVGDGTAGPVTEGLYTHLTDLQFGRRPDDYGWMRRLV; encoded by the coding sequence ATGACCAGCGATCTATCCGGCCGCACGGCCACCACCCCGTTCGAGATCCGGCCATCCGCGCACCCGCGGTCGCTGGCCGAGCGGCGGCAGGCACTGACCGACCTGGCGTTCGGCACGGTATTCACCGATCACATGGCCCGCGCCACCTGGAGCGACGCCGACGGCTGGACCGACCGGCGGGTGGAAGCCTACGGGCCGCTCTCGCTGGACCCCGCCGCGGCCGTGCTGCACTACGCACAGGAGATCTTCGAGGGGCTGAAGGCCTACCGGCACGAGGACGGCTCGGTGTGGGCGTTCCGGCCCGAGGCCAATGCAGCCCGGTTCGCCGCCAGCGCCCGGCGGTTGGCGCTGCCGGAGCTGAGCGAGGAGGACTTCCTCGGTTCGATCGACGCGCTGGTGCACACCGATATGGAGTGGGTGCCCGCCAGCCCCGGCTCCACGCTGTATCTGCGCCCGTACATGTTTGCCTCGGAGCCATTCCTCGGCGTGCGTCCCTCCCGCGAGGTGCAGTACCTGCTGATCGCCTCACCGTCCGGCCCTTACTTCACCTCCGGCTTCTCCCCAGTGAGCATCTGGGTGGCCGAGGGCTTCCACCGCGCCGGTCCGGGCGGGACGGGCGCGGCCAAGTGTGGCGGTAACTACGCGGCCAGCCTGCTCCCCCAGCAGCAGGCCGCCGAGAACGGCTGCGCGCAGGTGTGCTTCCTCGATGCCGCCACCGAGACCTATCTCGAAGAGCTCGGCGGGATGAACATGTTCCTCGTCACCGCCGATGGCAACGTGCACACCCCGGAGCTGTCCGGCACCATCCTTGAGGGCGTCACCCGTCGCTCCATCCTGCAGATCCTCGCCGACGACGGCCGCGAGGTGCAGGAGCGTGCGATCAGTCTCGCTGAGGTCAAGGAGGGCGTGGCGGACGGCACGATCACCGAAGTGTTCGCCTGCGGCACTGCCGCGGTGGTCACCCCGATCGGCACTCTGAAGGGCACCGACTTCGATCTCACCGTCGGCGACGGGACCGCTGGACCGGTCACCGAGGGCCTGTACACCCACTTGACCGACCTGCAGTTCGGCCGCCGCCCGGACGACTACGGCTGGATGCGCCGCCTGGTCTGA
- the def gene encoding peptide deformylase: protein MASTTIVQGAEVADYPTIPAEADRGRVLRVTEVGEDVLHHPCRPVTEFGTEELRTLVDDMFATMLIAEGVGLAANQVGVDLKLFVYDLTTDDGVRYVGHVCNPVIEVLGEETEEIEEGCLSVPGPGVDLFRPLQVRLTGADIEGEPLSYAAEGYLARCFQHESDHLNGRLYIDLISKRSRKRVLKDMAELRPEVLDRRAELTTTHGKEPVAYPDQPNV from the coding sequence ATGGCTTCTACCACCATCGTTCAGGGCGCCGAGGTCGCCGACTATCCCACCATCCCTGCGGAGGCCGACCGCGGCCGGGTGCTGCGGGTCACCGAAGTAGGTGAGGATGTGTTGCACCACCCGTGCCGCCCGGTCACCGAGTTCGGCACCGAGGAGCTGCGCACCCTGGTGGACGACATGTTCGCCACCATGCTGATCGCGGAGGGGGTCGGCCTGGCGGCCAACCAGGTCGGCGTGGACCTCAAGCTGTTCGTCTACGACCTGACCACCGATGACGGCGTTCGGTACGTGGGCCATGTCTGCAACCCGGTGATCGAAGTCCTTGGCGAGGAGACTGAGGAGATCGAGGAAGGCTGTCTGTCCGTGCCCGGACCCGGGGTGGACCTGTTCCGGCCGCTGCAGGTACGCCTCACTGGCGCGGATATCGAGGGCGAACCACTCAGCTATGCGGCTGAGGGGTACCTGGCCCGCTGCTTCCAGCACGAGAGCGACCACCTGAACGGGCGGCTGTACATCGACCTAATCAGCAAGCGGAGCCGCAAACGAGTGCTCAAGGACATGGCGGAGCTGCGTCCGGAGGTGCTGGACCGGCGCGCTGAGCTCACCACCACCCACGGCAAGGAACCCGTCGCCTACCCCGACCAGCCGAACGTCTGA
- the cimA gene encoding citramalate synthase — translation MSTAPRTETTSVEVYDTTLRDGAQQEGMNLSVADKLAIAPLLDELGVTSIEGGWPGAIPKDTEFFAKAAKELTLTNAELAAFGSTRKPGTTAHTDTQVRALVDSEAPIITLVAKSDIRHVERALRTTGEENLAMIADTVSYLRDAGRRVVLDAEHFFDGYRHDPTYALRAVTTALEAGADVVALCDTNGGMLPDWVHEIVTEVTARTDGTLGIHAHNDSGCAVANSMAAVAAGARQVQGCVNGYGERTGNADLLAVVANLELKLGLRTLTGTGLEEVTRIAHAVSEITNIAPFARQPYIGASAFAHKAGLHASAIRIDPDLYQHVDPRQVGNDMRMLVSDMAGRASIELKGRELGFDLADQPDLLGRITARVKDAEAYGYTFDAADASFDLLLREEVTGKRPSYFRVESWRAIVEHNSTPVGAAGEVSSEATVKIHAGETRVVSTGEGNGPVNALDHALRLALRTAYPQIEDFELIDYKVRLLDSAHGTDAITRVLIEHTDGQRSWSTVGVGGNLLEASWEALVDGMVYGLLLGGVAPL, via the coding sequence ATGAGCACCGCACCCCGCACCGAGACCACCAGCGTGGAGGTCTATGACACCACGCTGCGCGACGGAGCCCAGCAGGAGGGGATGAACCTCTCCGTAGCCGACAAGCTCGCGATCGCACCACTGCTCGACGAGCTCGGCGTGACCTCGATCGAGGGTGGCTGGCCCGGTGCGATTCCCAAGGACACCGAGTTCTTCGCCAAGGCCGCCAAGGAGCTCACCCTGACCAATGCCGAGCTCGCGGCCTTCGGCTCCACCCGTAAGCCCGGTACCACCGCCCACACCGACACCCAGGTCCGGGCGCTGGTGGACTCCGAGGCGCCGATCATCACCCTGGTGGCGAAGAGCGACATCCGGCACGTGGAACGCGCGCTGCGCACCACCGGCGAGGAGAACCTCGCAATGATCGCCGACACCGTGTCCTACCTGCGCGACGCCGGCCGGCGGGTGGTGCTCGACGCCGAGCACTTCTTCGACGGCTACCGGCACGACCCCACGTACGCCCTGCGGGCGGTGACGACCGCGCTGGAAGCCGGTGCCGACGTCGTCGCGCTCTGTGACACCAACGGCGGCATGCTGCCGGACTGGGTACACGAGATCGTGACCGAGGTGACCGCGCGCACCGACGGCACGCTAGGCATCCACGCCCACAACGACTCCGGCTGCGCCGTGGCCAACTCGATGGCCGCCGTGGCAGCCGGTGCCCGGCAGGTGCAGGGCTGCGTGAACGGCTATGGCGAACGCACCGGCAACGCCGACCTGCTCGCCGTCGTGGCCAACCTCGAGCTCAAGCTCGGCCTACGCACCCTGACCGGTACCGGCCTGGAGGAGGTCACCCGGATCGCACACGCGGTCAGCGAGATCACCAACATCGCCCCGTTCGCGCGGCAGCCCTATATCGGCGCCAGCGCCTTCGCGCACAAGGCCGGCCTGCACGCCAGCGCGATCCGCATCGACCCCGACCTCTACCAGCACGTCGACCCGCGGCAGGTGGGCAACGACATGCGGATGCTGGTCTCGGACATGGCCGGACGCGCGAGCATCGAGCTCAAGGGTCGCGAGCTCGGTTTCGACCTGGCCGACCAGCCGGACCTGCTCGGCCGGATCACTGCGCGGGTCAAGGACGCTGAAGCCTACGGCTACACCTTCGACGCTGCCGACGCCTCGTTCGACCTGCTGCTGCGCGAGGAGGTCACCGGGAAGCGGCCCAGCTACTTCCGGGTGGAGTCCTGGCGGGCGATCGTCGAGCACAACAGCACGCCCGTCGGCGCCGCCGGTGAGGTCAGCTCGGAGGCCACGGTGAAGATCCACGCGGGGGAGACCCGGGTGGTCAGCACCGGCGAAGGAAACGGTCCGGTGAATGCCCTGGACCACGCTCTCCGGCTCGCGCTGCGCACGGCCTACCCGCAGATCGAGGACTTCGAGCTGATCGACTACAAGGTGCGCCTGCTGGACAGTGCGCACGGCACCGATGCGATCACCCGGGTGCTGATCGAGCACACCGACGGGCAGCGGTCCTGGAGCACCGTCGGCGTGGGCGGCAACCTGCTGGAGGCCTCCTGGGAAGCGCTGGTGGACGGGATGGTCTACGGGCTGCTGCTCGGCGGCGTCGCGCCGCTGTAG
- a CDS encoding lipoate--protein ligase family protein → MSRGEYKVPGGKLVAAEVEVTDGRLSQVHISGDFFLEPDEALEQLDAALVDLPATATVKQMTQVLTNAVEGASMVGFTPAAVAIAVRRALGRATGWSDHTFEIVHPEALLPIINLALDQVLLEEVGAGRRGPTLRMWEWNDACVVIGSFQSLSNEVDYDQAAELGVQVVRRISGGGAMFMEPGNCITYSLYVPGSLVEGLSFEQSYAFLDDWVLGALEELGIDARYVPLNDIVSPAGKIGGAAQKRLAGGAVLHHVTMAYDIDADKMTRVLRIGREKLSDKGTTSANKRVDPMRSQTGMARADIIEAMKNHFRSRYATLDGELRPEDLARAEELARTKFSDPDWLARVP, encoded by the coding sequence GTGAGTAGAGGCGAGTACAAGGTCCCGGGCGGCAAGCTGGTTGCCGCAGAGGTCGAGGTCACCGATGGCCGGCTGAGCCAGGTGCATATCAGCGGGGACTTCTTCCTCGAACCCGACGAGGCCCTGGAGCAGCTCGATGCCGCCCTGGTCGACTTACCGGCTACCGCCACGGTGAAGCAGATGACCCAGGTACTGACCAACGCTGTCGAGGGTGCCAGCATGGTCGGCTTCACGCCGGCGGCGGTGGCGATCGCCGTGCGCAGGGCGCTCGGCCGGGCCACCGGCTGGTCGGACCACACCTTCGAGATCGTGCACCCGGAGGCGCTGCTGCCGATCATCAACCTGGCGCTGGACCAGGTGCTGCTCGAGGAGGTCGGTGCCGGGCGTCGCGGGCCCACGCTGCGGATGTGGGAGTGGAACGACGCCTGTGTGGTGATCGGCTCGTTCCAGTCGCTGAGTAACGAGGTGGACTACGACCAGGCGGCCGAGCTCGGGGTGCAGGTGGTGCGGCGCATCTCCGGCGGCGGGGCGATGTTCATGGAACCGGGCAACTGCATCACCTACTCGCTGTACGTGCCCGGATCCCTGGTGGAGGGGCTGAGCTTCGAGCAGTCGTACGCGTTCCTGGACGACTGGGTGCTCGGCGCCCTCGAGGAGTTGGGCATCGATGCCCGGTATGTGCCGCTGAACGACATCGTCTCACCGGCCGGCAAGATCGGGGGAGCGGCACAGAAGCGGCTCGCGGGCGGTGCGGTGCTGCACCACGTGACGATGGCCTATGACATCGACGCGGACAAGATGACCCGGGTGCTGCGCATCGGCCGAGAGAAGCTCTCCGACAAGGGCACCACCAGCGCGAACAAGCGGGTGGACCCGATGCGCAGCCAGACCGGGATGGCGCGGGCGGACATCATCGAGGCGATGAAGAACCACTTCAGATCCCGCTATGCCACTCTCGATGGCGAGCTGCGCCCGGAGGACCTCGCCCGGGCCGAAGAGCTGGCGCGGACCAAGTTCTCCGACCCGGACTGGCTCGCCCGGGTGCCGTAA
- a CDS encoding YggS family pyridoxal phosphate-dependent enzyme, with protein MTTVSTAVADIRRRIDRAAEAAGRTDQVRLLLAVKTVDAPRIREALATGETLIGHNRAQELRAVEPELTDVAHESHFIGHLQSNKVNQVMAWADCVQSVDSLRLAERLDRAAATRGRDAGVLIQVNTSGEDTKAGVDPAEAEALAEQVAALEHLQLRGFMTIGANTSDETAVRASYTALAQIRDQVAGSGAPGTERATELSMGMSGDLEIAIAAGATMVRVGTGVFGTRPAP; from the coding sequence GTGACCACGGTGAGCACCGCCGTCGCCGATATCCGAAGGCGGATCGACCGCGCCGCCGAGGCAGCCGGCCGCACCGACCAGGTGCGGCTGCTGCTCGCCGTCAAGACCGTGGACGCGCCACGGATCCGGGAGGCGCTGGCCACCGGCGAGACGCTCATCGGGCACAACCGCGCCCAGGAGCTGCGCGCCGTCGAACCTGAACTCACCGACGTGGCGCACGAGAGCCACTTCATCGGTCACCTGCAGTCGAACAAGGTGAACCAGGTGATGGCCTGGGCGGACTGTGTGCAGAGCGTGGACTCGCTCCGGCTGGCCGAGCGGCTGGACCGCGCGGCAGCAACCCGGGGCCGGGATGCCGGCGTGCTGATCCAGGTGAACACCTCCGGTGAGGACACCAAAGCCGGTGTGGACCCAGCCGAAGCGGAAGCGCTAGCCGAACAGGTCGCGGCCCTGGAGCACCTGCAGCTGCGCGGGTTCATGACGATCGGGGCGAACACCTCCGACGAGACTGCGGTGCGCGCCAGCTACACCGCGCTCGCACAGATCCGCGACCAGGTGGCCGGCAGCGGCGCGCCAGGTACCGAGCGGGCCACCGAACTGTCCATGGGGATGTCCGGCGACCTGGAGATCGCGATCGCCGCGGGGGCGACGATGGTGCGCGTGGGCACCGGGGTGTTCGGGACGCGGCCGGCGCCCTGA
- a CDS encoding pentapeptide repeat-containing protein, with product MEPSELCGATLTGANFEGAVWIGAEIDELELDEGSLRRLRAAEGTWERCTFTDCDAGGADLAGLTTRDVGLIRSTLDGARLTGSSWLRSRWREVSLEDAVADSLSAHSARWTDVTFTRTSLRHADFTGAELSRVRFIDCDLSAARFAGLRAHRVTFTGCRMEGISGADSLRGVELAWSDAVSALPSLAAQLGISIQGEKP from the coding sequence ATGGAACCGAGCGAGCTGTGCGGAGCGACCCTGACCGGGGCGAACTTCGAGGGTGCGGTGTGGATCGGCGCCGAGATCGACGAGCTGGAGCTGGACGAGGGCTCGCTGCGCCGGCTGCGCGCTGCCGAGGGCACCTGGGAGCGATGCACGTTCACCGATTGCGACGCCGGCGGAGCGGACCTGGCCGGCCTGACCACCCGGGACGTCGGGCTGATCCGCAGCACGCTCGACGGCGCCCGGCTGACCGGGTCCTCCTGGCTGCGGTCCCGCTGGCGCGAGGTCTCGCTCGAGGACGCCGTCGCGGACTCGCTGTCCGCCCACTCGGCACGCTGGACGGACGTGACGTTCACCCGCACCTCCCTGCGCCATGCGGACTTCACCGGGGCCGAGCTGTCCCGGGTGCGGTTCATCGACTGTGACCTGTCCGCTGCCCGGTTCGCCGGCCTGCGCGCACACCGGGTGACCTTCACCGGCTGCCGGATGGAGGGGATCTCGGGCGCGGACTCACTGCGCGGCGTCGAGCTCGCCTGGTCCGATGCGGTCAGCGCGCTACCGTCGTTGGCAGCCCAGCTCGGCATCAGCATCCAAGGAGAGAAACCGTGA